Proteins encoded in a region of the Haloglomus salinum genome:
- a CDS encoding DUF502 domain-containing protein encodes MSALDPDDAEIVGRRQSPRELLRKSLVTGAAIILPLAVTLLVLSFVVNFLSNALSPISQTAVSQLPFNNENIVRAITVLVLLAVMLVVGFLAEFTEGGSSVGDRFDHFMESIPGIGSVYTSFNEMSELLLDSDTESFQDVKLVQYPVEGSYTVAFKTADTPATLESDTGHDEMITLFMPMAPNPVMGGFVIHVSTDRVVDTDMTVEEGIRSIVTSGVAIGETSPTMRGLSEEQLEELGRLRRVEDGSQPESTGSVDTSPSKQAQYERDVAPEFSDTPGKIERRTEGASGDESTPDDLERGEGSIGDTAGTPAEASRADERTRGTTPEPPAERTGHRRRDTTGAADVPDDIADDRDAGDDPGGSDDRNGGGAGEGKTTEGDTGGEEATEGGTDGDADGGESESESDEVFPTDSDEWTVEEDP; translated from the coding sequence ATGAGCGCGCTCGACCCCGACGACGCAGAGATCGTCGGGCGGCGGCAGTCACCCAGGGAGCTGCTCCGGAAGTCACTCGTCACCGGCGCGGCCATCATCCTCCCGCTGGCCGTCACGCTGCTGGTCCTCAGCTTCGTCGTCAACTTCCTCTCGAACGCCCTGAGCCCCATCTCGCAGACGGCCGTCTCGCAACTCCCCTTCAACAACGAGAACATCGTCCGGGCCATCACGGTGCTGGTGCTGCTGGCCGTGATGCTGGTGGTCGGGTTCCTCGCGGAGTTCACCGAAGGCGGCTCCTCGGTCGGCGACCGGTTCGACCACTTCATGGAGTCCATCCCGGGCATCGGCTCGGTCTACACCAGCTTCAACGAGATGTCCGAGCTCCTGCTCGACTCGGACACGGAGTCGTTCCAGGACGTGAAGCTGGTCCAGTACCCCGTCGAGGGGTCGTACACGGTCGCGTTCAAGACCGCCGACACCCCGGCCACGCTCGAATCCGACACCGGCCACGACGAGATGATAACCCTGTTCATGCCGATGGCCCCGAACCCCGTCATGGGCGGGTTCGTCATCCACGTCTCCACCGACCGGGTCGTGGACACGGACATGACCGTCGAGGAGGGCATCCGCAGCATCGTCACCAGCGGGGTCGCCATCGGCGAGACCAGCCCGACGATGCGGGGCCTGAGCGAGGAGCAACTCGAGGAGCTGGGCCGCCTGCGCCGCGTCGAGGACGGCAGCCAGCCCGAATCCACCGGCTCCGTCGACACCAGCCCGAGCAAACAGGCCCAGTACGAGCGCGACGTGGCCCCGGAGTTCTCCGACACGCCGGGCAAGATCGAACGACGCACCGAGGGAGCCTCCGGCGACGAGAGCACCCCCGACGACCTGGAGCGCGGCGAGGGCTCCATCGGCGACACCGCCGGGACCCCGGCGGAGGCCAGCCGTGCCGACGAGCGGACCCGCGGGACGACCCCCGAGCCGCCGGCCGAGCGGACCGGGCACCGCCGGCGGGATACCACGGGGGCCGCCGACGTGCCCGACGATATCGCCGACGACAGGGACGCCGGCGACGACCCCGGCGGGAGCGACGACCGGAACGGAGGTGGCGCCGGCGAGGGGAAGACGACCGAAGGAGACACCGGGGGAGAGGAGGCGACCGAAGGTGGCACCGACGGGGACGCCGACGGTGGTGAGAGCGAAAGCGAGAGCGACGAGGTGTTCCCGACCGACAGCGACGAGTGGACCGTCGAGGAGGACCCGTGA
- a CDS encoding 2-phosphosulfolactate phosphatase — MTTSMEPTVRRVDRQEDLPDPAPDSAFVVVDVIISSTTVVRLLEAGADYVRPFADADAAREFKAETDAFLVGEQGGDSVEGFDGSPLPSLVADYPVEGRPVGLLSSNGTRAMDRIGHDRDIYVGTTVNAAAVAEAVADHEETWLVAAGRQGEVVGEDVAGVDRIAGHLDGSPPDADDLAERIRETGTAQWLCEMGFEHEVDALCAFDSTGVVPRLRDGVFVSAGQ, encoded by the coding sequence GTGACCACGTCGATGGAGCCGACCGTCCGGCGCGTCGACCGGCAGGAGGACCTCCCGGACCCGGCACCGGATTCGGCCTTCGTCGTGGTCGACGTCATCATCTCCTCGACCACGGTGGTCCGCCTGCTGGAGGCGGGTGCCGACTACGTCCGGCCGTTCGCCGACGCCGACGCTGCGCGCGAGTTCAAAGCCGAGACGGACGCCTTCCTCGTCGGCGAGCAGGGCGGGGACTCCGTCGAGGGGTTCGACGGCTCACCACTCCCGTCGCTGGTGGCGGACTACCCCGTGGAGGGCCGGCCGGTGGGCCTACTCTCCTCGAACGGGACCCGCGCGATGGACCGCATCGGCCACGACCGCGACATCTACGTCGGGACGACGGTGAACGCGGCGGCCGTCGCCGAGGCCGTCGCCGACCACGAGGAGACCTGGCTCGTCGCGGCGGGTCGGCAGGGTGAGGTGGTCGGGGAGGACGTGGCCGGCGTCGACCGCATCGCGGGCCACCTCGACGGCTCGCCGCCCGATGCCGACGACCTCGCCGAGCGCATCCGCGAGACGGGGACGGCACAGTGGCTCTGCGAGATGGGCTTCGAGCACGAGGTCGACGCGCTCTGTGCGTTCGACTCGACGGGCGTGGTGCCGCGGCTGCGAGACGGGGTGTTCGTGTCGGCCGGTCAGTAG
- the yqeC gene encoding selenium cofactor biosynthesis protein YqeC, with product MDLVEALAVDGLVCVVGAGGKKTTLYTLADRLDRAVVTATTRIPAFPEAVGRLVETDDPVAAVRGAGDTPDEWPLGLAPGWADDVRYEGYDARTVADVARVAADRGVDATLVKADGARSRWLKAPADHEPVVPTTVDTVVPIASARVVGEPLDEEHVHRPERVAAVTGREVGATLTTDDVAAVLASPDGGLRNVPDDAMVVALVNMVDDDALRATAEEIAAGVLARSDRVDRVVSARMDEARVVATFE from the coding sequence ATGGACCTCGTCGAGGCGCTGGCCGTCGACGGCCTCGTCTGCGTCGTCGGGGCGGGCGGCAAGAAGACCACCCTCTACACGCTCGCCGACCGGCTGGACCGCGCGGTCGTCACCGCGACCACCCGCATCCCCGCGTTCCCCGAGGCTGTGGGCCGGCTGGTCGAGACCGACGACCCAGTCGCGGCTGTGCGCGGCGCCGGCGACACGCCGGACGAGTGGCCGCTCGGCCTCGCTCCCGGGTGGGCCGACGACGTGCGCTACGAGGGGTACGACGCCCGGACGGTCGCCGATGTCGCGCGCGTCGCGGCCGACCGGGGCGTCGACGCGACCCTCGTCAAGGCCGACGGTGCGCGCTCGCGCTGGCTGAAGGCCCCGGCCGACCACGAACCCGTCGTCCCGACGACGGTGGATACGGTCGTCCCCATCGCGAGCGCCCGCGTCGTCGGCGAACCGCTGGACGAGGAGCACGTCCACCGGCCCGAGCGGGTGGCTGCGGTCACTGGTCGCGAGGTTGGGGCGACACTGACGACGGACGACGTGGCTGCGGTCCTCGCGAGCCCCGACGGCGGCCTCCGGAACGTGCCCGACGATGCGATGGTCGTCGCCCTGGTCAACATGGTCGACGACGACGCGCTCCGGGCGACCGCAGAGGAGATTGCGGCGGGCGTCCTCGCGCGCAGCGACCGCGTCGACCGCGTCGTCTCCGCCCGGATGGACGAGGCGCGGGTCGTCGCGACGTTCGAGTGA
- a CDS encoding DUF2238 domain-containing protein: MRLRDHLGIDTETQARLAWAMELVLVGILLVGIWDRDTGIIVNTAVGLAVTQLVPLLERDYGIPMDPALTLWITGAVFLHAVGVVGFPGSPQNLYASVWWYDHVTHALSASVVAAAGYATARAIDLHSAEIRLPPRFMFVFILLITLAFGVFWEVIEFTIAEVAALTGGEAVLTQYGLDDSMLDLVFDTVGAVVVAVWGTAYLSDVAGAIARRLGGQPPDGRSGS, from the coding sequence GTGAGACTCCGCGACCACCTCGGTATCGACACCGAGACACAGGCACGCCTCGCCTGGGCGATGGAACTCGTCCTCGTGGGGATCCTGCTGGTCGGCATCTGGGACCGGGACACCGGCATCATCGTCAACACCGCGGTCGGCCTCGCGGTGACACAGCTCGTCCCGCTGCTTGAGCGGGACTACGGCATCCCGATGGACCCCGCGCTGACGCTGTGGATCACCGGTGCCGTCTTCCTCCACGCCGTCGGGGTCGTCGGCTTCCCAGGTTCGCCACAGAACCTCTACGCCAGCGTCTGGTGGTACGACCACGTCACGCACGCGCTCTCCGCGTCGGTCGTGGCCGCGGCCGGGTACGCGACCGCGCGCGCCATCGACCTCCACTCCGCCGAGATACGGCTTCCCCCGCGGTTCATGTTCGTGTTCATCCTGCTCATCACGCTCGCGTTCGGCGTGTTCTGGGAGGTCATCGAGTTCACCATCGCCGAGGTCGCCGCGCTGACCGGTGGTGAAGCCGTCCTCACCCAGTACGGCCTCGACGACTCGATGCTCGACCTCGTCTTCGACACGGTCGGCGCCGTCGTCGTCGCCGTCTGGGGGACCGCCTACCTGTCGGATGTCGCCGGCGCCATCGCCCGGCGGCTCGGTGGGCAGCCGCCGGACGGCCGGTCGGGGAGCTGA
- a CDS encoding helix-turn-helix transcriptional regulator produces the protein MSSDSDVEAVLDLVAKRIDVLRLLDGERVRKRTIAEELDYSRSTVNRTITALTDAGLVDDAPDGCQATVVGSLLAEQYDTYVRGVADILTHRQLLASFPLDAEFSPKVLADAEVSVPRGSSPYEPYHAIEALLERASGQVRVYVPTFTNPRGIELATRLSAEFDVEIIFDRELVRELRSDVPDEVETLSQLEKFTGYETTDGPDYSLVVVDTESGAEGAVIVHSTERELLGCIVTGDPDATRWLEQRYSDIRAESERLDTLP, from the coding sequence ATGTCGTCGGATTCGGACGTCGAAGCGGTACTCGACCTCGTCGCGAAGCGGATCGACGTTCTCAGGCTCCTGGACGGTGAGCGAGTACGGAAGCGGACGATAGCGGAGGAACTCGACTACTCCCGATCGACGGTCAACCGGACCATCACGGCGCTCACGGATGCGGGACTGGTCGACGACGCTCCGGACGGCTGTCAGGCGACCGTCGTCGGTTCGCTCCTGGCCGAGCAGTACGATACGTACGTACGAGGGGTTGCGGACATCCTGACGCATCGGCAGTTGCTCGCCTCGTTCCCGCTGGATGCGGAGTTCTCCCCGAAGGTACTGGCGGACGCAGAGGTGAGTGTGCCCAGGGGTTCGAGCCCGTACGAGCCCTACCATGCCATCGAGGCACTGCTGGAGCGCGCCAGCGGGCAGGTGCGAGTGTACGTGCCGACGTTCACGAACCCGCGTGGTATCGAACTGGCGACGCGGCTCTCGGCGGAATTCGACGTCGAGATCATCTTCGACCGGGAACTGGTCAGGGAACTGCGCTCCGATGTCCCCGACGAGGTCGAGACGCTGTCACAACTGGAGAAGTTCACGGGCTACGAGACGACGGACGGGCCCGACTACTCACTCGTCGTCGTCGACACCGAATCGGGAGCGGAAGGTGCTGTCATCGTTCACTCCACGGAGCGGGAACTCCTCGGATGTATCGTGACTGGAGACCCAGACGCCACCCGCTGGCTGGAACAACGGTACTCGGACATCCGAGCCGAAAGCGAGCGTCTGGATACGCTTCCCTGA
- a CDS encoding acyl-CoA dehydrogenase family protein, with translation MDVSYDDSERGREVAARTREFVDEVVLPEERALLGQRDERSAADRQEEAESLIDDLREAAREHDVYGPQIPEAYGGLGMEFDDLLPVFEEAGRSILAMRAMHVAAPDEGNIHILDEAGTEAQKEEYLRPLANAEITSGFSMTEPLDGSGSDPKSIRTTAEKDGDEWVIDGHKWWTTQGSDADFLIVVARTNQDAHPYMGVSLFIVDADADGVELVRDVPHMGEAGMAHSEIKYDGVRVPEENLLGTKDAGFAIAQQRLGPARLTHCMRFVGMADRSLDIATAYMHEREAFGEPLAEKQALRFDIAEAETRLHAVRTMVRHAARQIAAGEQARTEVAMTKTFAAGVVQDVIDDCVQVCGGNGIGKDLPLADFYENVRCFRIIDGADEVHKRSIARRALDPDDVVSEEVEHITRYEG, from the coding sequence ATGGACGTCAGCTACGACGATTCCGAGCGGGGTCGCGAGGTCGCCGCACGCACCCGCGAGTTCGTGGACGAGGTCGTACTCCCCGAGGAACGGGCGCTCCTGGGCCAGCGCGACGAGCGCAGCGCCGCCGACCGACAGGAGGAGGCCGAATCGCTCATCGACGACCTGCGCGAGGCCGCCCGCGAGCACGACGTGTACGGCCCGCAGATTCCCGAGGCGTACGGCGGCCTCGGGATGGAGTTCGACGACCTCCTGCCCGTGTTCGAGGAGGCGGGCCGCTCCATCCTCGCGATGCGCGCGATGCACGTCGCCGCGCCCGACGAGGGCAACATCCACATCCTCGACGAGGCCGGCACCGAGGCCCAGAAGGAGGAGTACCTCCGGCCGCTCGCCAACGCCGAGATAACCTCGGGCTTCTCGATGACCGAGCCGCTGGACGGCTCGGGAAGCGACCCCAAATCCATCCGCACGACCGCCGAGAAGGACGGCGACGAGTGGGTCATCGACGGCCACAAGTGGTGGACCACGCAGGGGAGCGACGCGGACTTCCTCATCGTCGTCGCCCGCACGAACCAGGATGCGCACCCGTACATGGGCGTCTCGCTGTTCATCGTCGACGCGGACGCCGACGGCGTCGAACTCGTCCGGGACGTGCCCCACATGGGCGAGGCGGGGATGGCACACTCGGAAATCAAGTACGATGGCGTGCGCGTGCCCGAGGAGAACCTCCTCGGGACGAAGGACGCCGGCTTCGCCATCGCCCAGCAGCGGCTGGGCCCCGCGCGGCTCACCCACTGCATGCGCTTCGTCGGGATGGCCGACCGCTCGCTCGACATCGCGACGGCGTACATGCACGAGCGCGAGGCGTTCGGCGAACCGCTCGCGGAGAAGCAGGCGCTCCGGTTCGACATCGCCGAGGCCGAGACGCGCCTCCACGCGGTACGGACGATGGTCCGCCACGCCGCCCGGCAGATAGCTGCAGGCGAGCAGGCCCGGACGGAAGTCGCGATGACCAAGACCTTCGCCGCCGGCGTCGTCCAGGATGTCATCGACGACTGCGTGCAGGTCTGTGGCGGCAACGGCATCGGGAAGGACCTCCCGCTTGCGGACTTCTACGAGAACGTCCGCTGCTTCCGCATCATCGACGGCGCCGACGAGGTCCACAAGCGCTCCATCGCGCGACGCGCGCTCGACCCCGACGACGTGGTCAGCGAGGAGGTCGAACACATCACGCGCTACGAGGGGTAG
- a CDS encoding GNAT family N-acetyltransferase, whose amino-acid sequence MSVNIELRVVGPGKDDLSGDAWELKERIRARHGVLKQRRGFFTDAYRRSTVYALIASGPDEELVGFAATRRDGYVLFLAVDPDWQGEGFGEQLVAAVADDHSSVTCHARATNQEAIDFYQHVGFEIERRVDNYYEDRGDAYYLRLGDGGLTERLSNLVRR is encoded by the coding sequence GTGAGCGTCAATATCGAGCTCCGTGTCGTCGGCCCTGGCAAGGACGACCTCTCGGGGGACGCGTGGGAGCTGAAAGAGCGCATCCGCGCTCGACACGGCGTGCTCAAGCAGCGCCGTGGGTTCTTCACCGACGCCTACCGCCGGTCGACGGTGTACGCCCTCATCGCGTCCGGGCCGGACGAGGAACTCGTCGGGTTCGCCGCCACCCGCCGCGATGGGTACGTGCTCTTCCTCGCGGTCGACCCGGACTGGCAGGGCGAGGGCTTCGGCGAACAGCTCGTCGCGGCAGTCGCCGACGACCACTCCTCGGTGACCTGCCACGCCCGGGCCACCAACCAGGAGGCCATCGACTTCTACCAGCACGTCGGCTTCGAGATAGAGCGCCGCGTCGACAACTACTACGAGGACCGCGGCGACGCCTACTACCTCCGACTCGGGGATGGGGGGCTGACCGAGCGGCTGTCGAACCTAGTTCGGCGGTAG
- a CDS encoding metal-dependent hydrolase gives MFVGHGLLAFALVAALARARGWSTERALSLGLLAGAFGLAPDVDILYAPVGLLGASSPLDAAAGFWMAGNEVHRAVTHSLVVAAVASLAAGAWATGTRRGRLGATLVVAGLVTVAFLVSGVLGAVVLAAFGVAMLGLARVGRVRLRHAPVAVAAAAAAGTLTHPFGDLFTGEPPALTYPFDVTLLTERVALSPDPTLHLLGALFVELGTAWLAALVLVWLRDDALPTWPAPGALAARIDRRAGLGLGYAGAAALVPAPTLDVSYHFVFPLLGVGLLVTAASAIREVRTAPDRWHGAERAALSGLAAVTLAAVAYTVGYLLLG, from the coding sequence ATGTTCGTGGGCCACGGACTGCTGGCGTTCGCGCTGGTCGCGGCGCTCGCACGCGCACGCGGCTGGTCGACCGAGCGTGCGCTCTCGCTTGGCCTGCTCGCGGGTGCGTTCGGCCTCGCACCCGACGTCGACATCCTCTACGCACCCGTCGGGCTCCTCGGGGCGAGTAGTCCGCTCGACGCCGCGGCGGGCTTCTGGATGGCCGGCAACGAGGTCCACCGCGCGGTGACCCACTCGCTGGTCGTCGCCGCCGTCGCGAGTCTCGCCGCCGGCGCCTGGGCGACCGGCACCCGACGGGGGCGCCTGGGGGCGACCCTGGTGGTCGCCGGACTCGTCACCGTCGCGTTCCTCGTCTCTGGGGTGCTGGGGGCGGTCGTGCTGGCCGCGTTCGGCGTGGCCATGCTCGGCCTCGCACGGGTCGGGCGGGTCCGCCTCCGTCACGCACCCGTCGCCGTCGCGGCCGCGGCGGCGGCCGGAACGCTCACGCACCCGTTCGGCGACCTGTTCACCGGCGAGCCGCCCGCGCTGACCTACCCGTTCGACGTGACGCTCCTCACCGAGCGCGTTGCGCTCTCGCCGGACCCGACGCTCCACCTCCTCGGAGCACTGTTCGTCGAACTCGGGACCGCCTGGCTTGCGGCGCTCGTGCTGGTGTGGCTCCGCGACGACGCGCTCCCGACATGGCCCGCACCAGGGGCGCTCGCCGCGCGTATCGACCGCCGGGCCGGCCTCGGGCTGGGGTACGCCGGCGCGGCCGCCCTCGTTCCGGCACCGACGCTCGATGTCTCCTACCACTTCGTCTTCCCGCTGCTCGGGGTCGGCCTCCTCGTGACGGCCGCCTCGGCCATCCGAGAGGTCCGTACCGCTCCGGACCGCTGGCACGGGGCCGAGCGGGCGGCGCTCTCGGGGCTCGCGGCCGTCACGCTCGCAGCCGTCGCGTACACGGTTGGCTACCTGCTGCTGGGTTGA
- a CDS encoding phosphotransferase family protein, which translates to MVATGDLVEPARLREFLAGHLDTEPDAFDVERHDQGFSNETLFVEYGDTDLVVRRPPPGETADTAHDVLREFEVVDALQDTDVPVPRTVAASEDTDIMGCPFYVMERLPGDVLRFSEPDRFANPDARRRIGEEMVDTLAAIHTVDHEAVGLGDFGRPKGFTERQVERWTDQIEWAFEETEAEREVPELRRIGDWLDDNAPETHEHTLVHGDYKLDNVIFGPADEPELTGVLDWEMSTLGDPLCDLGWLLFFWLESSDSLPTIMQTVAPVFLTNDDYPSRRDLVDRYEQQTGIEVTNQRFYRVLAVYKMAALGEMFYARYLMGNSDSTFYAMMEDGVPALAEQGVAIIEGDQPL; encoded by the coding sequence ATGGTAGCGACAGGCGACCTCGTCGAGCCGGCCCGTCTCCGCGAGTTCCTCGCGGGCCACCTCGACACCGAGCCCGACGCCTTCGACGTGGAGCGACACGACCAGGGGTTCTCGAACGAGACGCTGTTCGTCGAGTACGGCGACACAGACCTCGTGGTCCGGCGGCCGCCGCCGGGCGAGACCGCCGACACCGCCCACGATGTCCTCCGGGAGTTCGAGGTCGTCGACGCCCTGCAGGACACCGACGTGCCGGTCCCGCGGACGGTCGCAGCCTCCGAGGACACGGACATCATGGGCTGTCCGTTCTACGTGATGGAGCGACTGCCCGGCGACGTGCTCCGGTTCAGCGAGCCCGACCGCTTCGCGAACCCGGACGCGCGCCGGCGCATCGGCGAGGAGATGGTCGACACGCTCGCGGCCATCCACACCGTCGACCACGAGGCCGTCGGCCTCGGCGACTTCGGCCGGCCCAAGGGGTTCACCGAGCGCCAGGTCGAGCGCTGGACCGACCAGATCGAGTGGGCGTTCGAGGAGACCGAGGCAGAACGCGAGGTGCCCGAACTGCGGCGTATCGGCGACTGGCTCGACGACAACGCGCCCGAGACCCACGAGCACACGCTGGTCCACGGCGACTACAAGCTCGACAACGTCATCTTCGGGCCCGCCGACGAGCCCGAGCTGACGGGCGTGCTGGACTGGGAGATGAGCACGCTGGGCGACCCGCTCTGTGACCTCGGGTGGCTGCTGTTCTTCTGGCTCGAGTCCTCCGACTCGCTCCCGACCATCATGCAGACAGTCGCGCCGGTTTTCCTCACGAACGACGACTACCCGAGCCGGCGCGACCTCGTGGACCGCTACGAACAGCAGACCGGCATCGAGGTCACGAACCAGCGCTTCTACCGCGTGCTGGCGGTCTACAAGATGGCGGCGCTGGGCGAGATGTTCTACGCCCGGTACCTGATGGGCAACAGCGACAGCACGTTCTACGCGATGATGGAGGACGGCGTCCCGGCGCTGGCCGAGCAGGGCGTCGCCATCATCGAGGGGGACCAGCCGCTGTGA
- a CDS encoding dodecin — translation MSVYKKIVLIGTSEKSFEAAVDNALDRADYTIDNIHWAEVQDMGVEMASVSGREYQVEVEVAFELE, via the coding sequence ATGAGCGTATACAAGAAGATCGTCCTCATCGGGACCAGTGAGAAGAGCTTCGAAGCCGCCGTCGACAACGCGCTGGACCGCGCGGACTACACCATCGACAACATCCACTGGGCCGAGGTGCAGGACATGGGCGTCGAGATGGCCAGCGTCAGCGGCCGCGAGTACCAGGTCGAGGTCGAGGTCGCCTTCGAGCTGGAGTAA
- a CDS encoding HesB/IscA family protein, whose product MSSTADEGGADPGETAEQRPEIRVTEEAAEQALDLLTGEDMDTDVAGLRLFVQQGGCAGLSYGMRFDDAPEDDDTVYEHHDLRVFVDPASMNYIEGSVLDFEGGLQGAGFTVENPNVVSECGCGESFRT is encoded by the coding sequence ATGAGCAGCACCGCCGACGAGGGAGGCGCCGACCCCGGCGAGACGGCCGAGCAGCGCCCCGAGATCCGCGTCACGGAGGAGGCCGCCGAACAGGCGCTCGACCTCCTGACCGGCGAGGACATGGACACGGACGTGGCCGGACTTCGGCTGTTCGTCCAGCAGGGAGGGTGTGCGGGCCTCTCGTACGGGATGCGCTTCGACGATGCGCCCGAGGACGACGACACCGTCTACGAGCACCACGACCTGCGCGTGTTCGTCGACCCCGCGAGCATGAACTACATCGAGGGGTCCGTGCTGGACTTCGAGGGCGGCCTGCAGGGCGCGGGTTTCACCGTCGAGAACCCGAACGTCGTCTCCGAATGTGGGTGCGGCGAGTCGTTCCGGACCTGA
- a CDS encoding haloalkane dehalogenase, whose protein sequence is MATEPVSTPEDAFADIPDYDYDPHYTTIEGAPGEPEMAYVDTDPDGDAEETFLCLHGEPTWGFLYRQMIPTLAERGRVVVPDALGFGRSDKYTEREDYDYRLHYDALEEFLETLDLTDVTLVCQDWGGIVGLPVAMNNQERFARIVPMNTDCPTGEAEMADEWYEFRNFVERVDELPIGMLIQNATATELSDPELAAYEAPYPEEDMKAGAREWPDMVPRADGGDGGDITSDAREKLGEWEKPAFVLFADSDPITRGARDPLRELIPTADEQPDTWVEGAMHFLQEDAGPTIAEEIVDFVDRTPRE, encoded by the coding sequence ATGGCAACCGAACCAGTCAGCACTCCCGAGGACGCGTTCGCGGACATCCCGGACTACGACTACGACCCACACTACACCACCATCGAGGGCGCACCGGGCGAGCCCGAGATGGCGTACGTGGACACGGACCCCGACGGCGACGCGGAGGAGACGTTCCTCTGTCTCCACGGTGAGCCGACCTGGGGCTTCCTCTACCGGCAGATGATTCCCACGCTCGCCGAGCGGGGCCGTGTGGTCGTCCCCGACGCGCTCGGCTTCGGTCGCTCCGACAAGTACACCGAGCGCGAGGACTACGACTACCGACTCCACTACGACGCGCTCGAGGAGTTCCTCGAGACGCTCGACCTGACCGACGTGACCCTCGTGTGCCAGGACTGGGGCGGCATCGTCGGGCTCCCCGTGGCCATGAACAACCAGGAGCGGTTCGCGCGCATCGTCCCGATGAACACGGACTGTCCCACGGGCGAAGCGGAGATGGCCGACGAGTGGTACGAATTCCGGAACTTCGTCGAGCGCGTCGACGAGCTCCCCATCGGGATGCTCATCCAGAACGCCACCGCGACCGAGTTGAGCGACCCGGAACTGGCGGCGTACGAGGCCCCCTACCCCGAGGAGGACATGAAGGCCGGCGCGCGCGAGTGGCCGGACATGGTGCCGCGCGCCGACGGCGGCGACGGCGGCGACATCACGAGCGACGCCCGCGAGAAACTCGGCGAGTGGGAGAAACCCGCGTTCGTCCTGTTCGCGGATTCGGACCCCATCACGCGGGGCGCCCGCGACCCGCTCCGGGAGCTGATTCCCACCGCCGACGAGCAACCCGACACCTGGGTCGAGGGCGCGATGCACTTCCTCCAGGAGGACGCCGGCCCCACCATCGCCGAGGAGATCGTGGACTTCGTGGACCGGACGCCGCGCGAGTAG
- a CDS encoding MTH865 family protein, protein MATQQPAAEMRQQLTEVFGRAEYPVTEPFELIPLLPDGPATTFEAGGVTISAMDLGMGYAEYQEYPYESAEALVADLMTGLRDDGRFE, encoded by the coding sequence ATGGCCACCCAGCAACCCGCGGCGGAGATGCGACAGCAGTTGACCGAGGTGTTCGGTCGGGCAGAGTACCCCGTGACGGAGCCGTTCGAACTCATCCCGCTGCTGCCGGACGGCCCGGCCACGACGTTCGAGGCCGGCGGTGTCACCATCAGCGCGATGGACCTCGGGATGGGCTACGCGGAGTACCAGGAGTACCCGTACGAGAGCGCCGAGGCGCTGGTCGCGGATCTGATGACTGGACTCCGGGACGACGGCCGGTTCGAGTGA
- a CDS encoding archease: MSFELRDHTADVAVAAEGESLGETFAAVADGLAAAMCDEVPSGGEQYPVGVHSEGKESLLFDYLDDLIYQRDIEHVLPVDNSCEVFFKRGKWVLRGAFRGVPLDRVSAREVKAVTYSDMRVERTAAGYEAYVVLDV, encoded by the coding sequence GTGAGCTTCGAACTCCGCGACCACACCGCCGACGTGGCGGTGGCGGCCGAGGGCGAGAGCCTGGGCGAGACGTTCGCCGCGGTCGCCGACGGGCTCGCCGCCGCGATGTGCGACGAGGTGCCGTCCGGCGGCGAGCAGTACCCTGTCGGCGTCCACAGTGAGGGCAAGGAGTCGCTCCTGTTCGACTACCTGGACGACCTCATCTACCAGCGCGACATCGAGCACGTCCTCCCCGTCGACAACTCCTGCGAGGTGTTCTTCAAGCGCGGCAAGTGGGTATTGCGTGGGGCGTTCCGCGGCGTGCCGCTCGACCGCGTGAGTGCCCGCGAGGTGAAAGCGGTCACCTACTCGGATATGCGGGTCGAGCGGACCGCCGCCGGCTACGAGGCGTACGTCGTGCTGGACGTCTGA